AGCCATGCACCGCACTGGTTGAAAGGtaatttaatggtaagattcttTGCAGCGCCAAGGAGTATGCTTGTAGAGAATTTATTGCTGAAGTAAGTCCATCATCCAACTCAGCTATGAATTGAGAAACTTCCCTATCTATATCATGACATTGTGCTTGTGTTGGCTCAGGAACAATAGTTAGTGGAACGCCCGCTAAAGTAACTGCAGACGTAAGAGATAAGGCAACTTCCATGTTACTCAGCTTAACATAAGAATTTATTTCTGGGATTAAGTTGCATCGTAAAGCATCAAGAATCCTTCCATGTTGCTCAGCCCAGGTCATTGTCTCCTGAGCTTTCTCAGCAACCATAGTCTTAGCTTGAGCGAATTCCCGAGCCTGGATTTCAAATGAAGCCCGGATTTTCTCTGAATTATGGGTTGCTTCACCAACAATTGACTTAGCAGATGTCTCGTGTAATGTAAGGCTCGACCTCTCTTGGTCAGCTCGAGAGTATATGGAAGATGCAATCTCGTATTGGTTTAGAGCTTCAGCAAACCTCTGGTACATAGTTCTCAAAGTCAATTCAAATAAAGAAATAATTGATCTGAGAAAAATCTAACCAAAGTTGTGATCTAAATGAAGCCAAAATTCAGGGTATTTATTTAATCATTACCTCAAGTATAGATTCAACAGCTGGCAGGCTAGTCAGTAACTGATCATGGTGTTCCTGCTCAtattatggaaagaaaaaaaagCTATTAATAATGTTTTATATATCATGAAAGtataagaaataaagaaaatatataaacaccTAGATAGGTTGAATTACAACAATTATCCCACCCAGGATTCACTAATTGAAGGTTACTACTACAAACAAAGAATTCAAATATGAAAATACATGCATATTTATGgtaaacacatcatgcaaattctaAAAAACCATCTCATACACGGATAACCTACATTAACTAATGAATCACAAACATGCACGTGGATGCACCTATTTGTCTTTAGCACTCAAATATACTGTATTTCAATTATGTACACATTTGCTTTTGTGTTTGCTTCACTCGCTCTGTGCTATAGTCTTATTCTCATAGGCATATAAATGCTACCGCATGGTCACACCAAATAAAACCTTACTTTTCAAACACACTGAAAGCAGCTCATCTAACTATGTCATGCCACATACAGACATCTTTAAGTAGAAggcatataaatattttttagttcAGAAGTATCTGCAAGGGAACACGAATTTCTTGCACTCGAGAAGCAAATAGACTTAAGCTAACAGCCAACTCCATGCCTTTCCTTTCTTCGCCACCAATTGCAGCTTCATCATGAAAATCACCCCGTGTCCACTCCACAAGTGGATCCCAGACAAACACTTCTAGTAACATCAAAAGTATgtctttgttcttttttagaatgCCAATAACTGCCTCGCAGTTTTCTCTGAAGCTACCCTCTATTCCAGTCAGCCATAAAGCTGCTTCAATCATTTGGGTAAGACGGAAAGGAACAATCTCTGGAATTTTTAGTCTCTGTCCTTTGTCAAAACACACATTGTAATCAATATGTACAATATCCCCACCACAAAAATCAATCAGAATGTTGTCTAAATGTCGGTCACCCAGTCCCAGGACATGACCAACCATACTCATTGCAGCAAGGCTTCCAGAATATCTACAGATTGAAGGAAATAAGACAACCATGAAAAATTTACAGTAACACGGGGTTTAGAAATACTTTCAACTAAATTAGTCAACAAACAGAATTTTGTATTCGACACCTGATCGTAACTATAAGATCAAGACAAACTTGGCTAATCATACGAGGAAATAAAGGAACAAAGGTCTAGCATAAGTTAGTGTGTGAGGAAAGAATCGCAAGTCTCCAAAGGGTAGGATGAAAAAAACTCACTCTGTTTAAATGTAGTTCTAATCCCATAATATAAAGGGGCAAgccaaaatatataaataaatcatCAAAAACTAAATCCACATTTAGATAACAGATTCTAACCATTGatttttaatcataaatatcaaccacaaaataaataagtaaaggCTTAAAAAAGTTCCATAAATATACCTTTTCATTTTTGAGCTGAAGGCTTTATATCCTTTGCTAGCACACCATAGTTCTTGAGCTGAACTCCCCCAAGACTGCCCGGGCCTGACTTCTCCTCTCCTCTTCAATAGAAGTAACTTATGTTGTAC
This genomic stretch from Vicia villosa cultivar HV-30 ecotype Madison, WI unplaced genomic scaffold, Vvil1.0 ctg.000423F_1_1_1, whole genome shotgun sequence harbors:
- the LOC131628134 gene encoding uncharacterized protein LOC131628134; translated protein: MKRYSGSLAAMSMVGHVLGLGDRHLDNILIDFCGGDIVHIDYNVCFDKGQRLKIPEIVPFRLTQMIEAALWLTGIEGSFRENCEAVIGILKKNKDILLMLLEVFVWDPLVEWTRGDFHDEAAIGGEERKGMELAEHHDQLLTSLPAVESILERFAEALNQYEIASSIYSRADQERSSLTLHETSAKSIVGEATHNSEKIRASFEIQAREFAQAKTMVAEKAQETMTWAEQHGRILDALRCNLIPEINSYVKLSNMEVALSLTSAVTLAGVPLTIVPEPTQAQCHDIDREVSQFIAELDDGLTSAINSLQAYSLALQRILPLNYLSTSAVHGWAQVLELSVNALSSDILSLARRQASELVAKFHSSCR